One window from the genome of Musa acuminata AAA Group cultivar baxijiao chromosome BXJ1-4, Cavendish_Baxijiao_AAA, whole genome shotgun sequence encodes:
- the LOC135648304 gene encoding cellulose synthase-like protein E6 isoform X2: MNTVLSVMAYDYPPEKLSIYVSDDGASELTFYSLLEATDFVRHWISFCKRFNVEPRSPAAYFSSPEQHDLRYASELDRIKEMYYAMEDRIKVATDFGRVASSVNKQHKGFSEWNSQITPGNHRAIVQILIDGRDQNAIDIEGNTLPTLVYLSREKRPRYPHNFKAGALNALIRVSSEISNSPVILNVDCDMYSNSSESVKNAMCFFLDEESGQQIGYVQFPQNFNNLDKNNIYGDYISIVNEVEMPGLGDSIYLGTGCFHRRESLCGLKYSEHRRMLRDMWNQVKMRKPEESTSFLEERAKDLASCTYEQNTNWGKDIGIKYGCLVEDVVTGLSIQMNGWRSIYYNPSRKGFLGISPTTLSQLLVQHKRWSEGLFQTFLSKYCPFLYGYGKIELRLQMSYATYMLWAPMSLPTLYYVIIPSLCLLKGIPLYPRISSSWFPVFVYVIIGTQAYSLGEALWCQQSFRSWWNMQRMRLMRRTCSYFFSLLDTTMQSLGLGKSSFDITAKVADHEALERLKKGVMEFGSSSPMFSVLAAIAMLNLLCLVASVIMAVVREGFKDQMALQFLLCGMLVMLNLPIYHGMFLRKDGGKLPTFLALESCLIAALACLLSLY, from the exons ATGAACACAGTACTCTCGGTGATGGCCTATGACTACCCACCAGAGAAGTTAAGCATCTATGTATCGGATGATGGTGCCTCTGAGTTGACATTTTATTCACTGCTAGAAGCCACAGATTTTGTCAGACACTGGATTTCATTCTGTAAAAGGTTCAATGTGGAGCCCAGGTCCCCGGCAGCGTACTTCTCGTCACCCGAGCAACATGATCTTCGCTATGCCAGTGAGTTGGATCGCATCAAG GAGATGTACTATGCGATGGAGGACCGGATTAAAGTTGCAACCGATTTCGGTCGGGTTGCAAGCAGTGTTAACAAGCAACACAAGGGCTTTTCTGAATGGAATTCACAAATTACACCTGGAAATCACCGGGCTATAGTGCAG ATATTAATTGATGGAAGGGACCAGAATGCTATAGATATCGAAGGAAACACCCTACCAACACTTGTATATTTATCTCGAGAAAAAAGGCCTCGGTATCCTCATAATTTCAAAGCCGGAGCACTAAATGCATTG ATAAGAGTATCCTCCGAGATAAGCAACAGTCCTGTTATTCTCAATGTGGACTGTGATATGTACTCCAACAGTTCAGAATCAGTGAAGAATGCAATGTGTTTCTTCCTGGATGAAGAAAGCGGTCAGCAAATTGGGTATGTGCAGTTTCCACAGAACTTCAACAATCTTGACAAGAACAACATCTATGGTGATTATATATCAATTGTAAATGAG GTGGAAATGCCAGGTCTGGGGGACTCCATATATCTTGGCACAGGATGCTTTCACAGAAGAGAAAGTTTGTGTGGCCTCAAGTATAGCGAGCACCGTAGGATGCTCAGGGATATGTGGAACCAAGTAAAAATGAGAAAACCAGAAGAAAGCACAAGCTTTTTAGAAGAGAGAGCAAAGGATCTTGCATCATGTACCTATGAGCAGAACACTAACTGGGGCAAAGAT ATTGGTATCAAGTATGGGTGCTTGGTGGAGGATGTGGTAACTGGCTTGTCAATCCAAATGAACGGATGGAGATCAATTTACTACAATCCTTCGAGGAAAGGCTTCTTAGGCATATCTCCTACTACACTGTCACAGCTATTGGTGCAACACAAGCGATGGTCTGAAGGGCTCTTCCAAACCTTCCTCTCGAAATATTGTCCTTTTCTCTATGGCTATGGAAAGATCGAGTTAAGGCTTCAGATGTCTTATGCTACATACATGTTATGGGCTCCTATGTCGTTGCCAACTCTATATTATGTTATTATCCCTTCCCTTTGCCTTCTCAAAGGCATTCCTTTGTACCCAAGA ATCTCAAGTTCTTGGTTCCCAGTCTTTGTGTATGTGATCATCGGTACACAAGCATACAGCTTAGGAGAGGCCCTTTGGTGTCAGCAGTCATTCCGAAGCTGGTGGAACATGCAAAGAATGAGATTAATGAGAAGAACTTGCTCATACTTCTTCAGCTTATTAGACACTACAATGCAATCACTGGGACTTGGCAAGTCCAGTTTTGATATTACTGCTaaggttgctgatcatgaggcattggaGAGACTGAAGAAAGGGGTCATGGAGTTTGGATCATCTTCTCCAATGTTCTCGGTGTTGGCCGCGATAGCCATGCTTAACCTGCTCTGTTTGGTGGCTAGTGTGATAATGGCTGTGGTGAGGGAGGGATTTAAAGATCAAATGGCTCTTCAGTTTCTTCTTTGTGGGATGTTGGTAATGCTCAACTTGCCAATCTACCATGGGATGTTCCTAAGGAAAGATGGAGGCAAACTTCCAACATTTTTAGCACTTGAATCATGTCTCATTGCTGCATTGGCTTGTCTCCTTTCATTGTACTAG
- the LOC135648304 gene encoding cellulose synthase-like protein E6 isoform X1 — protein MGGEGEGRLFETRVRRGRTWYKLYAASVCGGVCLTWVYRTTNIPEIGEKGRWAWMGMLVAELCFGFYWVLTQSFRWCPIYHRTFKERLSQKYGNELPPVDIFVCTADPTIEPPVLVMNTVLSVMAYDYPPEKLSIYVSDDGASELTFYSLLEATDFVRHWISFCKRFNVEPRSPAAYFSSPEQHDLRYASELDRIKEMYYAMEDRIKVATDFGRVASSVNKQHKGFSEWNSQITPGNHRAIVQILIDGRDQNAIDIEGNTLPTLVYLSREKRPRYPHNFKAGALNALIRVSSEISNSPVILNVDCDMYSNSSESVKNAMCFFLDEESGQQIGYVQFPQNFNNLDKNNIYGDYISIVNEVEMPGLGDSIYLGTGCFHRRESLCGLKYSEHRRMLRDMWNQVKMRKPEESTSFLEERAKDLASCTYEQNTNWGKDIGIKYGCLVEDVVTGLSIQMNGWRSIYYNPSRKGFLGISPTTLSQLLVQHKRWSEGLFQTFLSKYCPFLYGYGKIELRLQMSYATYMLWAPMSLPTLYYVIIPSLCLLKGIPLYPRISSSWFPVFVYVIIGTQAYSLGEALWCQQSFRSWWNMQRMRLMRRTCSYFFSLLDTTMQSLGLGKSSFDITAKVADHEALERLKKGVMEFGSSSPMFSVLAAIAMLNLLCLVASVIMAVVREGFKDQMALQFLLCGMLVMLNLPIYHGMFLRKDGGKLPTFLALESCLIAALACLLSLY, from the exons atggggggaGAAGGGGAGGGACGGCTGTTTGAGACCAGGGTGAGGAGGGGGAGAACATGGTACAAGCTGTATGCTGCGTCGGTGTGTGGTGGGGTGTGCTTGACATGGGTGTACAGAACTACGAACATACCGGAGATCGGGGAGAAGGGGAGGTGGGCTTGGATGGGGATGCTGGTGGCCGAGCTTTGCTTTGGGTTCTACTGGGTTCTCACCCAATCCTTCCGGTGGTGCCCTATCTACCACCGAACCTTCAAGGAGCGGCTCTCCCAAAA ATATGGGAATGAGCTGCCACCTGTGGACATATTTGTTTGCACTGCTGATCCTACCATCGAGCCACCAGTCCTGGTTATGAACACAGTACTCTCGGTGATGGCCTATGACTACCCACCAGAGAAGTTAAGCATCTATGTATCGGATGATGGTGCCTCTGAGTTGACATTTTATTCACTGCTAGAAGCCACAGATTTTGTCAGACACTGGATTTCATTCTGTAAAAGGTTCAATGTGGAGCCCAGGTCCCCGGCAGCGTACTTCTCGTCACCCGAGCAACATGATCTTCGCTATGCCAGTGAGTTGGATCGCATCAAG GAGATGTACTATGCGATGGAGGACCGGATTAAAGTTGCAACCGATTTCGGTCGGGTTGCAAGCAGTGTTAACAAGCAACACAAGGGCTTTTCTGAATGGAATTCACAAATTACACCTGGAAATCACCGGGCTATAGTGCAG ATATTAATTGATGGAAGGGACCAGAATGCTATAGATATCGAAGGAAACACCCTACCAACACTTGTATATTTATCTCGAGAAAAAAGGCCTCGGTATCCTCATAATTTCAAAGCCGGAGCACTAAATGCATTG ATAAGAGTATCCTCCGAGATAAGCAACAGTCCTGTTATTCTCAATGTGGACTGTGATATGTACTCCAACAGTTCAGAATCAGTGAAGAATGCAATGTGTTTCTTCCTGGATGAAGAAAGCGGTCAGCAAATTGGGTATGTGCAGTTTCCACAGAACTTCAACAATCTTGACAAGAACAACATCTATGGTGATTATATATCAATTGTAAATGAG GTGGAAATGCCAGGTCTGGGGGACTCCATATATCTTGGCACAGGATGCTTTCACAGAAGAGAAAGTTTGTGTGGCCTCAAGTATAGCGAGCACCGTAGGATGCTCAGGGATATGTGGAACCAAGTAAAAATGAGAAAACCAGAAGAAAGCACAAGCTTTTTAGAAGAGAGAGCAAAGGATCTTGCATCATGTACCTATGAGCAGAACACTAACTGGGGCAAAGAT ATTGGTATCAAGTATGGGTGCTTGGTGGAGGATGTGGTAACTGGCTTGTCAATCCAAATGAACGGATGGAGATCAATTTACTACAATCCTTCGAGGAAAGGCTTCTTAGGCATATCTCCTACTACACTGTCACAGCTATTGGTGCAACACAAGCGATGGTCTGAAGGGCTCTTCCAAACCTTCCTCTCGAAATATTGTCCTTTTCTCTATGGCTATGGAAAGATCGAGTTAAGGCTTCAGATGTCTTATGCTACATACATGTTATGGGCTCCTATGTCGTTGCCAACTCTATATTATGTTATTATCCCTTCCCTTTGCCTTCTCAAAGGCATTCCTTTGTACCCAAGA ATCTCAAGTTCTTGGTTCCCAGTCTTTGTGTATGTGATCATCGGTACACAAGCATACAGCTTAGGAGAGGCCCTTTGGTGTCAGCAGTCATTCCGAAGCTGGTGGAACATGCAAAGAATGAGATTAATGAGAAGAACTTGCTCATACTTCTTCAGCTTATTAGACACTACAATGCAATCACTGGGACTTGGCAAGTCCAGTTTTGATATTACTGCTaaggttgctgatcatgaggcattggaGAGACTGAAGAAAGGGGTCATGGAGTTTGGATCATCTTCTCCAATGTTCTCGGTGTTGGCCGCGATAGCCATGCTTAACCTGCTCTGTTTGGTGGCTAGTGTGATAATGGCTGTGGTGAGGGAGGGATTTAAAGATCAAATGGCTCTTCAGTTTCTTCTTTGTGGGATGTTGGTAATGCTCAACTTGCCAATCTACCATGGGATGTTCCTAAGGAAAGATGGAGGCAAACTTCCAACATTTTTAGCACTTGAATCATGTCTCATTGCTGCATTGGCTTGTCTCCTTTCATTGTACTAG